Proteins encoded within one genomic window of Ciona intestinalis unplaced genomic scaffold, KH HT000164.2, whole genome shotgun sequence:
- the LOC113475225 gene encoding uncharacterized protein LOC113475225: MTSEPAGKDDDKENAPAEIDAKTTNIIKNITSEPAGKFDDKENSPAEIDAKTTNIITTSKRKRRLVQSPSVNQPSPKSLSHGGENDGVKCGNCHREGFVHESNDRYICRTNFSVATPCCGTNDCFLVAKKCKVHKLCTGKVLSMNPTIDTSAEMTFRWQHLAVRPTTASL, from the exons ATGACTAGTGAGCCCGCGGGCAAGGACGACGATAAAGAAAATGCCCCTGCAGAAATCGATGcgaaaacaacaaatattatcAAGAACATTACTAGTGAGCCCGCGGGCAAGTTCGACGATAAAGAAAATTCCCCTGCAGAAATCGATGcgaaaacaacaaatattatcACGACATCAAAACGAAAACGAAGATTGGTCCAGAGCCCTTCTGTGAATCAACCTTCACCAAAATCTTTAAGCCACGGTGGAGAAAATGACGGAGTGAAGTGTGGTAATTGTCACCGGGAAGGTTTTGTCCATGAATCCAACGATCGATACATCTGCAGAACTAACTTTTCGGTGGCAACACCTTGCTGTGGGACCAACGATTGCTTCCTTGtagcaaaaaaatgcaaagtaCACAAACTGTGCACCGGGAAGGTTTTGTCCATGAATCCAACGATCGATACATCTGCAGAAATGACTTTTCGGTGGCAACACCTTGCTGTGCGACCAACGACCGCT TCCTTGTAG